One stretch of Prunus persica cultivar Lovell chromosome G1, Prunus_persica_NCBIv2, whole genome shotgun sequence DNA includes these proteins:
- the LOC18790110 gene encoding uncharacterized protein LOC18790110 isoform X2 — MTTVVPSHFQSLGLPKFPVRSYCSRALTCQNATRIVEFCNTQRKLFTSPHKTGHARLSRLIYAAGSGLEASIADVEGNLITLKTAKIVIESREDNKIQVRVDLTGDDTEKVFDKVLTNLARTAPPVPGFRRQKGGKTSKVPKSFLLDILGKERVTKFVIQEIISSTMGDYVKKENLNVKENKINTTQTAEELKLLFKPGTEFGFNAILELENSEIETPS, encoded by the exons ATGACAACAGTAGTACCCTCTCATTTCCAGTCCCTTGGGCTTCCCAAA TTCCCTGTTAGAAGCTACTGCAGTCGTGCTCTTACATGTCAAAACGCTACAAGGATTGTTGAGTTCTGCAACACACAACGCAAGCTGTTTACGAG TCCGCATAAGACGGGTCATGCTCGTTTATCCAGGCTGATATATGCAGCTGGTTCAG GTTTAGAGGCATCTATTGCAGATGTAGAAGGCAATCTCATAACATTGAAAACCGCCAAGATTGTCATAGAGTCCCGAGAAGATAATAAGATACAA GTTAGAGTAGACTTGACTGGGGATGACACAGAAAAAGTTTTTGATAAGGTTTTGACAAACTTGGCACGCACAGCACCACCAGTTCCCGGATTTCGCAGACAAAAAGGAG GAAAAACATCAAAG GTCCCAAAAAGCTTTCTCTTGGATATACTTGGTAAGGAGCGTGTCACAAAGTTTGTCATACAAGAAATAATAAGCTCTACCATGGGTGATTATGTAAAGAAG GAAAACTTGAATgtgaaggaaaacaaaatcaacacTACTCAAACAGCAGAAGAACTCAAACTCTTGTTTAAACCAGGAACTGAATTTGGATTCAATGCTATCCTTGAGCTCGAAAATTCAGAAATTGAGACACCAAGCTGA
- the LOC18790110 gene encoding uncharacterized protein LOC18790110 isoform X1 has translation MTTVVPSHFQSLGLPKQFPVRSYCSRALTCQNATRIVEFCNTQRKLFTSPHKTGHARLSRLIYAAGSGLEASIADVEGNLITLKTAKIVIESREDNKIQVRVDLTGDDTEKVFDKVLTNLARTAPPVPGFRRQKGGKTSKVPKSFLLDILGKERVTKFVIQEIISSTMGDYVKKENLNVKENKINTTQTAEELKLLFKPGTEFGFNAILELENSEIETPS, from the exons ATGACAACAGTAGTACCCTCTCATTTCCAGTCCCTTGGGCTTCCCAAA CAGTTCCCTGTTAGAAGCTACTGCAGTCGTGCTCTTACATGTCAAAACGCTACAAGGATTGTTGAGTTCTGCAACACACAACGCAAGCTGTTTACGAG TCCGCATAAGACGGGTCATGCTCGTTTATCCAGGCTGATATATGCAGCTGGTTCAG GTTTAGAGGCATCTATTGCAGATGTAGAAGGCAATCTCATAACATTGAAAACCGCCAAGATTGTCATAGAGTCCCGAGAAGATAATAAGATACAA GTTAGAGTAGACTTGACTGGGGATGACACAGAAAAAGTTTTTGATAAGGTTTTGACAAACTTGGCACGCACAGCACCACCAGTTCCCGGATTTCGCAGACAAAAAGGAG GAAAAACATCAAAG GTCCCAAAAAGCTTTCTCTTGGATATACTTGGTAAGGAGCGTGTCACAAAGTTTGTCATACAAGAAATAATAAGCTCTACCATGGGTGATTATGTAAAGAAG GAAAACTTGAATgtgaaggaaaacaaaatcaacacTACTCAAACAGCAGAAGAACTCAAACTCTTGTTTAAACCAGGAACTGAATTTGGATTCAATGCTATCCTTGAGCTCGAAAATTCAGAAATTGAGACACCAAGCTGA
- the LOC18791963 gene encoding PHD finger protein Alfin1 isoform X2, producing the protein MEGNPHPVPRTVEEVFSDFRGRRAGLIKALTSDVQKFYQECDPEKENLCLYGLPNEAWEVNLPVEEVPPELPEPALGINFARDGMQEKDWLSLVAVHSDSWLLAVAFYFGARFGFGKNERKRLFQMINDLPTIFEVVTGNAKQPKDQSAPHNNSSKNKSSGKVSRQSELPQSKGVKMSPLPKEEEESGEEEEEDDEQGATCGACGDNYGADEFWICCDVCERWFHGKCVKITPAKAEHIKQYKCPGCSSKRARV; encoded by the exons ATGGAGGGCAATCCGCACCCAGTACCTCGAACAGTGGAGGAAGTCTTCAGCGACTTCAGAGGCAGACGCGCCGGCTTGATTAAGGCCCTCACCAGTG ACGTTCAGAAGTTTTATCAAGAGTGCGATCCTG AGAAGGAGAATCTGTGTCTGTATGGACTGCCAAATGAGGCATGGGAAGTTAACCTGCCTGTTGAGGAGGTGCCTCCTGAGCTTCCCGAGCCAGCATTAGGCATAAACTTTGCTAGGGATGGGATGCAGGAGAAGGACTGGCTATCGCTGGTTGCAGTTCATAGCGATTCATGGTTGCTTGCAGTTGCATTTTACTTTGGTGCACGATTTGGGTTTGGTAAGAATGAAAG GAAAAGGCTTTTTCAGATGATAAACGATCTCCCCACCATATTTGAAGTTGTGACAGGAAATGCTAAGCAACCAAAAGACCAGTCTGCTCCTCACAACAACAGTAGCAAGAACAAATCTAGTGGAAAGGTG TCTCGGCAGTCTGAGCTCCCCCAAAGCAAAGGAGTAAAGATGTCTCCGCTGCCCaaagaagaggaggaaagcggagaagaagaagaagaagatgatgaacaaGGTGCGACTTGCGGGGCATGTGGAGACAACTATGGTGCTGATGAGTTCTGGATTTGCTGTGATGTGTGTGAGAGATGGTTCCATGGAAAATGTGTAAAGATTACACCCGCAAAGGCTGAGCATATCAAGCAGTACAAGTGCCCAGGTTGCAGTAGCAAAAGGGCTAGAGTTTAA
- the LOC18791963 gene encoding PHD finger protein Alfin1 isoform X4, giving the protein MEGNPHPVPRTVEEVFSDFRGRRAGLIKALTSDVQKFYQECDPEKENLCLYGLPNEAWEVNLPVEEVPPELPEPALGINFARDGMQEKDWLSLVAVHSDSWLLAVAFYFGARFGFGKNERKRLFQMINDLPTIFEVVTGNAKQPKDQSAPHNNSSKNKSSGKSRQSELPQSKGVKMSPLPKEEEESGEEEEEDDEQGATCGACGDNYGADEFWICCDVCERWFHGKCVKITPAKAEHIKQYKCPGCSSKRARV; this is encoded by the exons ATGGAGGGCAATCCGCACCCAGTACCTCGAACAGTGGAGGAAGTCTTCAGCGACTTCAGAGGCAGACGCGCCGGCTTGATTAAGGCCCTCACCAGTG ACGTTCAGAAGTTTTATCAAGAGTGCGATCCTG AGAAGGAGAATCTGTGTCTGTATGGACTGCCAAATGAGGCATGGGAAGTTAACCTGCCTGTTGAGGAGGTGCCTCCTGAGCTTCCCGAGCCAGCATTAGGCATAAACTTTGCTAGGGATGGGATGCAGGAGAAGGACTGGCTATCGCTGGTTGCAGTTCATAGCGATTCATGGTTGCTTGCAGTTGCATTTTACTTTGGTGCACGATTTGGGTTTGGTAAGAATGAAAG GAAAAGGCTTTTTCAGATGATAAACGATCTCCCCACCATATTTGAAGTTGTGACAGGAAATGCTAAGCAACCAAAAGACCAGTCTGCTCCTCACAACAACAGTAGCAAGAACAAATCTAGTGGAAAG TCTCGGCAGTCTGAGCTCCCCCAAAGCAAAGGAGTAAAGATGTCTCCGCTGCCCaaagaagaggaggaaagcggagaagaagaagaagaagatgatgaacaaGGTGCGACTTGCGGGGCATGTGGAGACAACTATGGTGCTGATGAGTTCTGGATTTGCTGTGATGTGTGTGAGAGATGGTTCCATGGAAAATGTGTAAAGATTACACCCGCAAAGGCTGAGCATATCAAGCAGTACAAGTGCCCAGGTTGCAGTAGCAAAAGGGCTAGAGTTTAA
- the LOC18791963 gene encoding PHD finger protein ALFIN-LIKE 7 isoform X3 codes for MEGNPHPVPRTVEEVFSDFRGRRAGLIKALTSDVQKFYQECDPEKENLCLYGLPNEAWEVNLPVEEVPPELPEPALGINFARDGMQEKDWLSLVAVHSDSWLLAVAFYFGARFGFGKNERKRLFQMINDLPTIFEVVTGNAKQPKDQSAPHNNSSKNKSSGKQSRQSELPQSKGVKMSPLPKEEEESGEEEEEDDEQGATCGACGDNYGADEFWICCDVCERWFHGKCVKITPAKAEHIKQYKCPGCSSKRARV; via the exons ATGGAGGGCAATCCGCACCCAGTACCTCGAACAGTGGAGGAAGTCTTCAGCGACTTCAGAGGCAGACGCGCCGGCTTGATTAAGGCCCTCACCAGTG ACGTTCAGAAGTTTTATCAAGAGTGCGATCCTG AGAAGGAGAATCTGTGTCTGTATGGACTGCCAAATGAGGCATGGGAAGTTAACCTGCCTGTTGAGGAGGTGCCTCCTGAGCTTCCCGAGCCAGCATTAGGCATAAACTTTGCTAGGGATGGGATGCAGGAGAAGGACTGGCTATCGCTGGTTGCAGTTCATAGCGATTCATGGTTGCTTGCAGTTGCATTTTACTTTGGTGCACGATTTGGGTTTGGTAAGAATGAAAG GAAAAGGCTTTTTCAGATGATAAACGATCTCCCCACCATATTTGAAGTTGTGACAGGAAATGCTAAGCAACCAAAAGACCAGTCTGCTCCTCACAACAACAGTAGCAAGAACAAATCTAGTGGAAAG CAGTCTCGGCAGTCTGAGCTCCCCCAAAGCAAAGGAGTAAAGATGTCTCCGCTGCCCaaagaagaggaggaaagcggagaagaagaagaagaagatgatgaacaaGGTGCGACTTGCGGGGCATGTGGAGACAACTATGGTGCTGATGAGTTCTGGATTTGCTGTGATGTGTGTGAGAGATGGTTCCATGGAAAATGTGTAAAGATTACACCCGCAAAGGCTGAGCATATCAAGCAGTACAAGTGCCCAGGTTGCAGTAGCAAAAGGGCTAGAGTTTAA
- the LOC18791963 gene encoding PHD finger protein Alfin1 isoform X1, with protein MEGNPHPVPRTVEEVFSDFRGRRAGLIKALTSDVQKFYQECDPEKENLCLYGLPNEAWEVNLPVEEVPPELPEPALGINFARDGMQEKDWLSLVAVHSDSWLLAVAFYFGARFGFGKNERKRLFQMINDLPTIFEVVTGNAKQPKDQSAPHNNSSKNKSSGKVQSRQSELPQSKGVKMSPLPKEEEESGEEEEEDDEQGATCGACGDNYGADEFWICCDVCERWFHGKCVKITPAKAEHIKQYKCPGCSSKRARV; from the exons ATGGAGGGCAATCCGCACCCAGTACCTCGAACAGTGGAGGAAGTCTTCAGCGACTTCAGAGGCAGACGCGCCGGCTTGATTAAGGCCCTCACCAGTG ACGTTCAGAAGTTTTATCAAGAGTGCGATCCTG AGAAGGAGAATCTGTGTCTGTATGGACTGCCAAATGAGGCATGGGAAGTTAACCTGCCTGTTGAGGAGGTGCCTCCTGAGCTTCCCGAGCCAGCATTAGGCATAAACTTTGCTAGGGATGGGATGCAGGAGAAGGACTGGCTATCGCTGGTTGCAGTTCATAGCGATTCATGGTTGCTTGCAGTTGCATTTTACTTTGGTGCACGATTTGGGTTTGGTAAGAATGAAAG GAAAAGGCTTTTTCAGATGATAAACGATCTCCCCACCATATTTGAAGTTGTGACAGGAAATGCTAAGCAACCAAAAGACCAGTCTGCTCCTCACAACAACAGTAGCAAGAACAAATCTAGTGGAAAGGTG CAGTCTCGGCAGTCTGAGCTCCCCCAAAGCAAAGGAGTAAAGATGTCTCCGCTGCCCaaagaagaggaggaaagcggagaagaagaagaagaagatgatgaacaaGGTGCGACTTGCGGGGCATGTGGAGACAACTATGGTGCTGATGAGTTCTGGATTTGCTGTGATGTGTGTGAGAGATGGTTCCATGGAAAATGTGTAAAGATTACACCCGCAAAGGCTGAGCATATCAAGCAGTACAAGTGCCCAGGTTGCAGTAGCAAAAGGGCTAGAGTTTAA